Below is a window of Arabidopsis thaliana chromosome 2, partial sequence DNA.
TCATATTGACGTCATCATCGAGAACCCGCGGAACGATTcgtattttcttattttaaaaaacatctGCCATTCATTGTATCTTttcaacttatatatatattgagtaACTGTTCCTTTTCGATCTCAACcctaaaagataaaacaacaGAATAAGCATAAACATTAAATCCTTAGAGAGACATCCGTGGCTTATATTCACAAACTCGAAAATTTGAACTTGATGAACAATCAGAATTGGGTTATATGCGTGATAGTTCTCTGTATTTGGGATCATCCTCCAAACGTGAATGGTGATGTTACAACCATGATTTTGGTTGATGCAAAGGTTAGTCTTTCAAATTCATCTGCTCTTTTagatcgtttttttttgtggctTGGTCTATTGCATGTCATCAAAATATCTTGCGGGTTCTActtagtctttttcttttgtcaacttAACAGCATCACAGAATCGTTGCAACCATACCTAGATTGAATTTGAGGGACAAATTCAGGCGAGTTCTCCAGGAGGGTTTCTGGTTTAACATCTCTCAGTTTCGTGTGATTCCCTCTACACACAGAGTAGAAACGTATGTGTTGAACCGTCTCCATATCATGTTCAGATGGGATACTGTAGTGTTCAGAATGTCAGAGTTAGTGAAATCTGATTTCACAGACTATCTTTTCTCCAATGAACTTGAGGACTCTGCTACAGACAATGTTCCTGATGTTACTGGTATGTTTATAACGATCATAATTCTTTAGATCATTTCATGAGTTTATATTTGAGTACTCTGCTGCAGACAATAACtagcttttgattttttgttttcatagatGCTATTGGTGTGGTTGCAAGTGTTTCTTCTATCAAGAGGTTTCCTTATGTCTGCAATAAGGGTGAGACCGACTATGAGGCCAAATATGTTTCTTTCGAGCTTATAGATAATTGGTAAGTTTATAAGTTATAGATTTAGGATTAGTTGATCTAGCTTGCAGACTTTACATTTAGATTATTGCGTGTGATTATTTACCACAGTCTACCAATGGTACAGGGAACAAAAACTCAAGTGTGTTGCTGTTGGTTCATGCTGTGAAGAGTTTGTTACCAAGTGGTCTAGGCGTATCACTAGACCAACATACAACTATGAACCAGTTGTATGTGTTGTGCGCTTCTGGAGAATTGCTTCAATTGATGGTTAGTATTCTAAATCTGCTAGATAATTGTATTGAGTTGTGACCCATGAAACCtgtgtttaaatttaaattatgttctgttttgacAAATGAAACCTGTGTTTTTTCTGTGTGTAAGGTGAAAACGTTTTAACGAGTGAGTTTGGATGTTCCCGTCTACATATAGACCCAAGCTTCCCTTACTTTGATCTTGCAAGTTATCTGTAAGTCTAGCAattggttttaaatttctGTAGTTTACAATTAAGAATAGTTACTTAGTTTTATAATCTATTGTCTCTGTACCAGGCGGAGTTTCAAAGATGCTGATGATCAAGAAGTGACAATGGAACCAGTTACTGAAGCTTGAAGCTATTTGGGTCGGTTTGTTCGGTTTTGGGAGAAATTcggttttaattttttttaccgaATAGACCCAAATTAAAATTCGGTTCGGGTCGGTTCGGAAGTCGGTTCATTCGGGTCGGTTCTAGAAATTGTGTTCCGaacttaaaaccaaacaaaaatttattcgGTTTCTACGGTTTTTAATTCGGtttagatatttaaaaaaaaaattacactaCCAAAAATCCTAATCCAAACAAATTACCCactacaaattaataaaaagcCCAAAATACAATTCAAAAAagcccaaaacaaaaactaatagCCCAACCCTAGAaaatattagggttttgacCAAAAGATATGAGCTGCCGAAGGGTTGCGGCTGCGGCTCCAGGTGACGTAACGACGACGGCCATCTCTGATGATCCTATTCATCCTTTCATCGTCATTGGCCGTGCTATTCATCTTCCTCCTTTCAACTTCATTCGCCTTGCTACTCTTTTAAACCTCATTCGCCTTGCTACTCATCTTGCTCGTTGCCTTCGTACAATTCTTCGTTCTTTATATCACAAAGTAACAATGCTTGTATGTAAGGATGACGAGAGCCTATGATGTTTTGGATCcaatttataaatcaaaagaagaagcaacgaAGAAAGAAGAGCGTACGGAGATGAAGTGATAAAGTAGAATAGAAGAGATGAGATATTTGTTTAGATGTGAGAAGCAAGATGAGCTTTCTCGAGAATAAGAGGCGGAGCCGAAGcgaagaagataaacaaatTAGGGTAACTTAGTTAGGTTTACACTTATATATGGCTCCTATTAATGGACTTAGGTTTAGAGTAATAAACCGATCGGTCCGATTACCGAACCGACCCGAACCGAGTACCGTTGCAACAAATTAATTCAACCGATCAGTTTAGACTTCTCTCTTCGGTTTACGCCGAAACCCGAAATTTTCGGGTTAATCAGTTCGGTTTCTTCGGTTTACTCCGAACTAGttgttatgtttttagtaCTTTTTAAcattatgttatgtttttggaTTGAAACATATCTATTCCTATCTTATAACTTTTATGATATTGTGTTCTTTAAAGTATtcaattcttaaattttaatttcgttttaacatatatgatattgtcactaatttacaaaaataattataccTGTAACAGATTCAGAACATTAGCAGAATATTGGTTCTTGGAGAATcattaaatccaaaatatatgacagttgagaaaggaaaaaatatattaccaaCTTCGATTTGGTACTCCAAATTGGTTACATAATTTGTAATCGTCTAGTATATTGTGTAGCAAAGTAAATATACTTTATGTAGAAAATGCGAGAACAGAGCAAGTTGATATATTTACTCACCTACCAAATATTTCCTTAACTAACAAACAGATCCTCTCTAATCAAGTATGGACTCTATTACATTTACTTTCAACAATTCTATAAAATCTTATACCAGTTATCTTAAATCACTCAATACTCATGACAGTCTAGAGTATTgaaatgggaaaaaaaaacagccaTGCTCTGTTTGATCTAATTTCACCTCCACCCTCAGAGAAGAGACCACGTATAGGTCAAATAACAGCTTCACAAAGCCAACTTACTCAGCGTAATGGATCTAATTCTAATGGTTATGTGTCTATTAGATCAGTTTTCAATACAGTTTTCAGAGATATCACTAATTTGATTCAGCAACTTCTATACAGTATTCACATGGTACTGTCATTACTATACAATATCCAACTTTCAGATTCTATCTGCTTTACAAGATTAGCAAATGGTTGTCACAGTTACTTAGAATGTGTTTGAACTACTCGCAGGTTCATTTGAAAGATCAGGACTTACCTCGATTGGCAGAAAAAATTTGCATCAGCCTAAGACAGCTTCTACTATTCCATTTAGTGATCTCACCAAACCAAATCTTTAGGCATCACCTCAAAATTTAGATGCATCGATGACACCAGCTACTGCATATACAGTGAACACAGGTTAgttattctatatatatcttttagtTCTCCAAACTACTCTGTctattatgtaatttttatcttttaaatatcCGAATCATTAAtctaaatcttattttatgtattataAGGACAAGAACTGAGTAATCCATATTCATGTATAAGCAACCAAACACAGACACCAGTGATGTCAACAGAGTATTCTCATATACGAAATTTACAAGCAGAATTTGAGAAAGCATCAACATCTGCTACCAATCCGAGTAAGAATATATAGGTTTACAAACATTTCTCTTAAAGTATCATTTTATATAAGTTGtgttaatttataaattttcgaTGTGATCATAGGAGCAGAAGCTACAATCAATTCAGATACTAGCAGTGATGATGAAAACATGGCCAATATGATGTTTGATGGTGCAGTATATGAAAGTGATACTGATGTGGATCAAAATTACTCTCTTAGTAGCACTGACGATGAAAGTGCAGACATAACCACAATCCAAATAGAATCTGAATCAATGGCTAATGTATCTACTCATGAAGTAGAAGACATTGTGTCACAGTTAAGTGAAAATGACATAGAACTTGATACATTCAGCTCACAAATGGATATATTTATGATTCCAACAGAATCTACTCAAACAGCAAATGTCCCAGAATCTGCTCCTAAAAAAAGAGGTCGTCCAAGATTGGCTGTAACCAAACAAATgagaatgaaacaaattaGACAACAGAATAAGCCAGGTATTGTTTGTTATCTAAATTCTTCATTGTCATACATTTATCTCAGATATTGTAATGCAAACCCAAATTATAGTTGTTTTAGGTTATCTTGATCACGGTGATCCTACATTCAAGTGTAAGTATTGTGGTGCTATGATGTGGTATGATGAGCggattagaaaaaaagagacaaaaaaagaatctggTTTCACTCTTTGTTGTGGAGAAGGAAGTGTCAAACTTCCATTTCTGAAGGAGTCCCCAGATCTTCTCAAGAACCTCCTCTCAGGAAACCATCCACTCTCTAAACATTACAGAGACAATGCTAGAACTTTTAATATGGTTTTCGCAGTGACCTCTCTTGGTGGTAAAGTAGATAAATCTATGCCTAAAGGTAGAGGGCCAGCCATGTTTAGATTGCAAGGTGGAAATTACCATTTGATTGGTAGTTTAAAACCTACTCCTGGAGATTACGCTAAGTATTCCCAACTATACATTGTTGATACTGAGAACGAAGTTGAAAACAGAGCTATTGTCATCGGGTAACATAGCTCATATCTTTCATGCTTTACATGTCTGTTTAGGTTATGCACTGATAtggttttaaaaatagtttactGTTGTTTTTCATCTAATGTAGCAAGGGAAAAATTGCTAAGCCAGCATCAGGAAAACCAAATTTGGATAAGAATCTTATTGAAGTCATTATAAAGATGCTTAACCGTTGCAACCCTTATGTTAGAAAATTTAGGACAGCCAGAGAGAGGATTCAAACAAATGATGAAGAGCCATTTCACATGCGTATTATCGCAGATCGTCAAGGTGTTGATGGCAGGACATATAGTATGCATACCACATCAGAGGTTGCAGCCTTGATCCCTGGAGATTTTCGACATGGCATGCCTGATAGGGACAttgttatagaaaaaaaatcaaatgggCACCTAAAGAGGATTAACCAGATTCACATTTCCTATTTGGCTCTGCAATATCcactaatattttgttatggTGAAGATGGCTTCAGACCTGGAATTGAGAAGTGTTTTAAATcaaaaagtaagaagaagaataagaagtgTATCAGCATGAGACAATGGTTTGCATTCCGTATTCAAGAGAGGGAAGTTGAGTGCCAAACTTTATTACGTTCAAAGAGGTTGTTCCAGCAGTTTCTCTGTGATGCTTATACCACTATTGAATCTAACAGATTAAACTATATCAAGTTTAATCAGTCGAAACTTCGTTGTGAAAACTACACATCTGTAAAAGAAGCAGCTGCAGCTGGAGCAACCActatggaagaagaaggtaaccAACTACTGATTCCAGCTTCATTCAATGGTGGTCCTAGATATATGGTTCAAAGCTACTATGATGCAATGGCTATCTGTAAACTTTATGGTTTTCCAGATCTTTTCATCACCTTTACCTGTAACCCAAAGTGGCCACATATAACAAGATACTGCGATAAAAGAGGTTTAAATCCTAAAGACAGACTTGACATTATAGCCcggatttttaaaatcaaactgGATTCTCTAATGAATGATTTAACTGTGAAGAAGATGCTTGGGAAGACTGTTGCATGTAAGTATGGTTTAGTATACTACATTactatttatcaaaatcatctaATTTGAAAGCACttattctgttttgtttgtgcTTGCAGCGATGTATACTGTTGAGTTTCAGAAAAGAGGCTTGCCTCATGCACACATTCTCTTATTCATGCATGCTAAGAGTAAATTACCAACATCAGACGACATTGATAAACTTATTTCTGCTGAGATTcctgacaaagaaaaagaaccaGAGCTATACGAAGTTATCAAAAACTCCATGATTCACGGTCCATGTGGTTCAGCAAATGTCAAGTCTCCATGTATGGTTGATGGAGAATGTTCTAAACTTTATCCCAAAAAACATCAAGATATAACCAAGGTTGGTAGTGATGGTTATCCtatttatagaagaagaaaaattgatgACTATGTTGAGAAGGGTGGTATTAAATGTGACAATAGGTATGTTATGCCTTATAATAAGAAGTTTTCTCTTCGTTATAATGCTCATATCAATGTCGAATGGTGTAACCAGAATGACTCCATTAAATACTTATTCAAGTATATCAACAAAGGACCAGACAAAGTTATCTTCATAGTTGAGCCAACTCAGCAGGCTACAGCTGGTGACTCTGAAACGCCACAGCAAGAACAACGTtcagctgagaagaagaagaacgagaTCAAAGATTGGTTCGATTGCAGGTTAgtttatttctctgttttttcttaattatttggtttggtttcacattgaataaaaaattcatTCTAATACATAATGAATTGTTTGCATATAGGTTTCCGCATCTGAAGCTGTTTGTAGAATTTTTAAATATCCAATTTAACATAGAACAACGCCTGTCAAGAAATTATCTTTTCATGTAGAAGGAAAACAACCAGCTTATTTTGATCCAAAGTCAAACATTGAAGACGTTCTAGAACGAGTAGCAAATGCAGACTCTCATTTTATGGCTTGGCTCACTTTGAATAGAAGAAATGCTGTTGGAAAAAATGGTAAGCGAGCTAGAGAGTGTTTGTATGCTGAAATTCCTGCATATTTCACATGGGATGGAGAAAACAAGGCGTTTAAAAAGAGAACTAGGGGTTTTTCAATAGGTCGCATTCACTATGTTTCTaggaaaatggaagatgaTTATTTTCTCAGAGTACTCTTAAACATTGTGAGAGATCCAACGAGTTATGCTGAAATCAAAAACCTATGACGGTGTTGTCTACAAGACTTTCAAAGAAGCATGTTTTGCACGTGGTATTCTTGACGATGATCAGGTTTTTATTGATGGTCTGGTGGAAGCAAGTCAGTGTTGTTTTGGAGATTATCTCAGGAATTTTTCGCAATGCTTCTTCTCTCGGATTCTTTGTCTAGACCAGCACACGTCTGGTCACAAACTTGGCATATTTTAGCAGAggatattttgaaaaagaaaagagatgagtTCAAAAATCCaggtttttatattttttacctTCCATGTTTCGTTACTTATagagttttgatgttttcacgttatttgttttaatgttttcatcTAAATCTTCGCAGACCTAACACTCACTGAAGCTGAAATTAAGAATTACACACTATAGGAAATCGAGAAAATTATGCTGTCAAATGGAGCAACCTTAGAAGATATTGATGAGTTTCCTAAGCCTACTATAGATGGTATTGATAATTCAAATAGACTCATTGTTGAGGAGTTAAGATATAACCGTGAATCCAACCTAAAAGAGAAGCATGAAGAATGGAAACAGATGCTAACTCCTGAGCAAAGAGGCGTATACAATGAGATTACAGAGGcagtttttaataatttaggTGGAGTCTTTTTTGTGTACGGTTTTGGAGGTACAGGGAAGACTTTTATTTGGAAAACTCTGTCTGCTACTATTAGATATAGAGATCAGATTGTTCTTAACGTCGCCTCCAGTGGCATTGCCTCTTTGTTGTTAGAAGGTGGTCGGACTGCACATTCAAGGTTTGGTATTCCATTGAATCCTGATGAGTTCTCTGTATGTAAGATAAAACCAAAGTCTGATTTGGcaaatttggttaaaaaagCGTCTTTAGTTATATGGGATGAAGCACCAATGATGAgcaggttttgttttgaagcttTAGATAAATCTTTCTCCGACATTATAAAAAACACAGACAACACGGTTTTTGGTGGAAaggttgttgtttttggtggTGATTTCAGACAGGTGTTTCCAGTAATTAATGGTGCAGGGAGAGCAGAAATAGTAATGTCATCGCTTAATGCTTCGTATCTTTGGGATAATTGCAAGGTGTTAAAGTTGACTAAGAACACGAGACTACTAGCAAACAATTTGAGTGAAACTGAAGCTAAAGAAATTCAAGAGTTTTCTGATTGGTTATTGGCTGTTGGTGATGGTAGGATAAATGAGTCTAACGACGGTGTGGCTATAATAGATATTCCAGAAGATTTGTTGATTACCAACGCAGACAAGCCAATAGAATCGATCACCAATGAAATTTATGGAGATCCTAAAATCCTACACGAAATCACTGATCCCAAATTCTTTCAAGGCAGAGCTATATTAGCATCAAAGAATGAGGACGTAAACACAATCAATGAGTATTTGCTAGACCAGTTGCATGGTTAGTGCACTTTTACTCTTcagtttaaagtttataatctttatatgcaatctattttttattgaatataCAACTGACATacattcaatttgtttttttcagctGAGGAAAGAATTTATCTATCTGCTGATTCCATAGATCCTACAGATTCTGATTCACTTTCCAATCCTGTTATCACTCCAGATTTCTTAAACAGTATCAAGTTACCAGGTTTGCCTAACCATTCTTTGCGTTTAAAGGTCGGTGCTCCTGTTTTATTACTACGAAATTTGGATCCTAAAGGTGGTCTATGCAATGGCACTAGGCTTCAGATTACGCAGCTATGTACTCAGATTGTTGAAGCTAAAGTTATTACAGGAGACAGAATTGGTCACATAATTTTGATTCCTACAGTGAATCTTACACCTACAAACACTAAACTTCCATTCAAGATGCGTAGAAGACAGTTTCCACTCTCTGTTGCATTCGTTATGACTATAAATAAGAGTGAAGGTCAATCTCTAGAACATGTAGGACTTTACTTGCCCAAACCAGTGTTCTCCCATGGTCAGCTTTATGTTGCTTTGTCTAGGGTTACCTCTAAAAAAGGTTTGAAAATTCTAATACTAGACAAAGATGGTAAACTTTAGAAGCAAACAACCAACGTTGTTTTCAAGgaagttttccaaaacataGACTGATTACATTGCTGCCAGTCTATGTTCCAAGCATTTGAGAAAGGTattcttcatcaacatttaTTCACTTCATATACTTTCATTTATGGCTGTTAAACCCCCACACAGTAACTAAAAAGTAGTATTTGATCTATAATGTCACAGAATTATTTACATTATTCTGCTGaagcaaacaaaga
It encodes the following:
- a CDS encoding uncharacterized protein (unknown protein; Has 3 Blast hits to 3 proteins in 1 species: Archae - 0; Bacteria - 0; Metazoa - 0; Fungi - 0; Plants - 3; Viruses - 0; Other Eukaryotes - 0 (source: NCBI BLink).); translated protein: MNSTANDDERMNRIIRDGRRRYVTWSRSRNPSAAHIFWSKP